CTATGAAGCCTGTACCGCTCACAATCACAAACACTCACTGCGCCAACACGCAAAACATTGTTGATGCATTTGTTAAATGCAGCTAGCTGTAATGAGTAAACCCTTCCGGCAGTGGTACTTTTGCAACCAATCAGCAGCTCAACTCTGGCACATGATAGCTTTCTTGTGCAGCAAGCAGCAATCGTCAGCCATCCGAAACAATAACGCCGTACGAAGTTTatcgttttaataaaaaaaaagtcaacgaTAAATTAACGTCCGCTTCTGACGTGACCGAAATGAATTTCAACCAATCTTGGTGGATTCGCTGTAGTCGAACTTCTCCGCATGGACCATAGTTATAAAGAGGGAATTTTGGAATTTTCGGCATAAAAACCCGTTTTGGGGAAGAAAGCTAACAAGTCGCTTCCAAAAACTCCATCCAAACCATCTGTTTCGTAAGCATTCAGCATTTTGGTTAAGCACACTTAAGCATGTTTTGACTTTTTTAAGACAGTTAAATTTGAAGAGATATTAGTTCGGTTTTCATTTCTGTACCTCGGGAAGGAAACTATCCTGTTTCGCATACCAGTGGAGCAACATAAACCTAGCGGGATGTGTAGTGTCCATTCCATACAGCGAGCATAACCACTGAAACACCAAACCAGAATGTGCAGCTTCGAAACGATCATTTTCCTTGCCTTTGGACCGAGCGGTACTACACGTTGCACATACACTGCATCGATAACAATCAGTGacttttgaattattttactaGCTCTATCCGCTTATGGGTAGCAATAAGTCTACGTCTTTTTAAACCCAACGACCCTATCAACATTTTTGGACGAACCGGGCATTCTAGAATTTCCATCCGGGATACGTGAGAGTGTTCAGTTTCAATTTCCCTAACTAACACCACAACTTGGTGCTTGGACGAAAAAGGTGATCAGTGAAGTACCAATGGTCAGTGCAAAAGCTACTCCAACTCTCATTGGAGCAACCGTCCGCAAGCAgctaaaggaaagaaaatgctGATTAGTTGGTAGCCAAACCACACTATCCATCAAGATTACGTACATTGGGCAAGGTGGTGCAACATTCATTCATTGCTACCTAGCTCTGCATCCTGAAGTAAGTCAGCCAAAcgtaggaaaatattttaattaaaatgtctCATAACGGAGTTATCATTTAGCGGTATCTGATCCCTACATCTAGAGAACCTTGAATTGTGAGCGCGCACCAAAGGCATATTTATACCGTTCTGAGGTACTTTATTTAAGGTAAACACATTCAACGTCAAGTTTCGTTCAATTTACCGAAATGTTTTCTTCCGAAACATTTCAACAACCAGCTGaaacattttaccaaaaaaaaatcgttttttgcACAACGATACCACCTATTTACTCACCCGGCATCAAAGTGTTGGGGGGTTTTTAGGATAAACTTCTACTACTTACCGCTTATCACACAGTGCACACTGATTGCCAGCTGTTTCGACGAGCGTATTTCGCATTAGTGTTGGGCAAAATGCTGTTTCGGACGGAATCTATTCCGGAGCGCTCCGAactttccggaatcgattccagaTAGTAGGTCCGGATTCGGATGCGGAACTGGTTCCAGAATCGGATTCgtttcggaatcgattccggaatcggatcctGAATTGGTGCCAGAATCGGATCCGGAATTGATTCCGGAACCAGAAACGATTCCGAAAACGAAATCGGAATCAGAAGCGATTACCCATTAATAGggtaaattcgacaaaaaaacggaatcgcttccgaatgactccataaattttggtttttggatttGGCTTAAATTTTGGATGGTTTTTAAATAATCcatccggaaccgtccggaaccgctagtcggcagccggagccgtcggagccgtccgaagccgtccggagccgctagtcggcagccggagtcgtccggagccggacggttccggacggctccgacgattccgacggctccggacggttccggatgGCTCCgaacggctccggacggttccggacggctccgacgattgcgacggctccggacggctccgggcggctccgggcggctccaggcggaatcgtggttttaacctagccggagttgctatgcccggaagcggttcggagccgtgggtgcgattccgagaacccatcactattCCGAACACGACATCGGAACCAGGTAGCTCCGATTCCTAATGCCCATCACTATTTCGCATACCCATCCAATTTGGAGGATTCGTTAGTTTAATTGCCAACAAGCTTCGGGCACCGACCATTTCCTTCCGTCCAAAAACGTGCCGCTCGGTATGCGTGCGTATGCTGCTGCATCCAATCAGAGACAGTCGGTCAAAGCAAGTGCTACCGATTTACGAAACACTCAGCGCGTTCTAGCTTTGGAAGTAGACGTTTGCACAAGCGTTGAACACCGTCACTTACTACCCTTGTTGTTGTCGTAAACAATTTACAGCCTGTAGTCTAAACTTCTTTCCCCAAACTTTAAGCAAATAATCACCCCAAATACCATCAACATTTATTCACGCCCTACACGGATAATGATGAACGGTGCGATTGTGCAAACCAAACCATCCTACACCTTTATGTCACGATACACCTCCTGAGCGATCCATCCGAGATAGTGGCTAACGTTGGTGTACACTCCCGGGAAATTTTCCTTACCGCAGCGGGGCCATCCGAAGCTGGTAATGCCGGCCAAATACCACGCGCCTTCCGAAAAAACCATCAGTGGGCCACCGGAGTCTCCGTGGCATGTGTCCTGACCGCGAACTCCACCAGCACATATGTGTTCCACACCGACACCATTGTCATTCGGTGTCTGGAACACCTTTCTACACCGTTCCGAATCAAACTCCCGAAGAGTTACGTACTTCAACCGGTACGACAAAGCGTTATCTATGGATTTTTAAATCACAAATTAAAGCACAAACGCAATCAGACAATTGGACAAACATCATTTACAACCGACCAACCATCGTACGCTTACCTTCATCTGTCGAACCCCAACCAGCGGCCGTATACTCCGTTTCAGTACCATCCGATGGCAGATAGCTAGTATTCACCGGCAGACATATTGGTTTAACGAACAGACTATACTCCACGTCGGTTGCTAGTTCGATCAGTGCGATATCATTAATGTGTATCCCAGAGCTCACACGGTAGTCGGGATGAATGACAAACCGCTCGACATCATAATCCTTCCGGCAGATCGGTTCGTCGTAATCCTCTAAATGCTTGCAATCTTTATTTCCACGATGGTTCATGTGATTCCATTCGGCTAAGCGTACCGAATGACTGCAACAAACAGTgaacaattaaacaaaattactgAGCGGCCGTTCACCAGCAAATGATCGTTGGAATTGGTGTGAAAAATATCCGGGTGCTTATCGAAAATATACACCAAACGGATGAAGATTACTTGCTACTTTACACACTTACATTTCCCATCCCTTCGACTTGGCCGATTTGTAACAATGGGCAGCTGTAAGTACGAACCGCTTGCTGATCAACGAACCACCACAGTTTGCATTTATCCTATGCTGACGGGTCTGGAAACGTAACAAAGCCATCCAACGATACTCTCCAAACTCGGTATCATTCCCACCGTATATCCGACGAAAAGGCGCCATTGGACCGCACAACGGTTCGTTCGTAAACTGAGGGCAACAAACGAGTGGCAATCCATCGGGCAGCGTTCCACACTGTAAGTTCTCTAGGTACTGTGTATCGCTGTACTCAAAATTGTCCTTTCTCATCAGATGTAAAACATATCCACATTCCCGCACTCGGATACACCGTCCGGCTATACCTTTCGGCGTTAAACATGGTTGCGATTCTTGACCGTAACACTGCACGACCATCATAAGACAAACCACACTACAAACTATTCTCCACGAACTCATTGCGTTGCTTTAGTCGAACGTTTTGGGACAAAACTTTTAATTGTCAACTGCACGCGATCAACTCCGAAACAACACTGAACGTTCGGAAGAGATTGCTTTTCTATCTAGCTTGCCAATGGCGCAGTGACGTTATGCAGTAAGCAGAATTATTGACGCCCCTCTTTTTGCACGCTTGCTGGAATAACCGAGATTGGAAACGAATACGCATACGGAATAACCCGGTGCAGTTAACATTTCTAACGCACAAGGTCCACTTAAAAACAGCGCAGCTTTTTCACGCACAaattcatcatcaacatcatccagGTTGGTGCCATAGCGTTAATGTATATGCGAGAAATGCTTCTAAGAAGCTAAGGCTAATGGTTTAAggtgaaaaaaatcccataaaCTAAAGACAAGCTGGAGGAGTATTTACGCTGAAAGAAgataacattttgcatgtgGTTGTAAGCGCAATAACTGGTGAGCGATTGCGGAAATAAATGCGTTCTTGAGCAATCGAggcggggattttttttttgctcggttagaacggcctggccgtatcaagacttattttaccacgtagcaggatagtcagtccatgctacggagggaaggtccggatgggatttgaagccggtcctgccgtgtggacgggcgccttTTATCACATGCCCCAaccaagaaaataaataatgactCTCCTCAATGTACTTTAGTTAATTAGTTTGGTCCaggttaatattattttagttATATTAGTTACATACTTAAATAACTCTACGAACTGGACATAATTTGTCTACCAACTTAactaaatggaaaataaactctcttattttattaaagtttGTCGTAGAGTTTTgcattaatgttttaaaaatgatcaATAATGAGAAGTAGCATTTATCTTATGTGTGTAATTTACTCATGAAGCTAGGACGATGTCAGGATGATGTTTAAAAActtaataatgaaaaaatatccaACATTTTCAATACCTGCAATCGGCtgattgaggttttttttcatgttctttTTCATGAACATTATTAGGTGCATAAGTTCTTGGGTCGCTCTTCTGGGCCgtttgaagttttattttcagttTCCAATCCTAAACTGGCCTAAATTGGCCAACTTCATAAGTTCAATTTCTGagcatttcatttcaaaccaCAGTTAATTCCAGCTTTAAAAGAGTTCAACTTCCAAATGCTTGTTATGGATACTCGTTGTGAGAGTGTTGACTGTGCATTCAAAAACATTATAAATCTTATGATGtagtgaaatataaaaaaatggattatAAAATAGTTCCCtaaattaaagaaagaattattaatgcaaaaaaaaatatttcactgctgagatttttttttgtattttcaaaACTAGCCAGCACGAATAAAACACACTCCTCAAATTTGCATACATCTGAGAccgttttttaattaaatcttaATTGTAGGGGCATACTGTGTCCTCttcaagaacgaaaaaaaagacgaaactACGAAACTCTGCAAAAAAGCCTAATCATTTCTGTCTTGCATCCTTCAACCATCGCTTCCATAAACCGATCATGCAAGCCATTCGCTTAGAGTGTACCTCACCTTCTTCCTTCTACATGATGCAAACCTTCTAGAAAAATGCATTACTCACATCCTTTCAGGGATCACACATGAACCGGCAACTTTCCTTCAACCGACTGATCAGCAGGCTGTCAGCAAACCGGCCTGTGTGTTTCTGTCCACTGCGTTTGCGGTGTATAGCGCTTTGCTGGTGCTTTCTTCTAAAACCGTCCAAAAGCACAGGATGACCAGACTGAACCCAAGAGCGTTTATCTCATCCTGTACGCTGCTAAGCGACCAACTCATCCCACCGTCCAATCATGTTTTAATTCAACTTTATCCCTTGTTAATTGGACCGGACCTAGCGTACCATTTTATAACTTTGCCTGTTTTTTCCgtacgagttttttttctcttcttactGTTTCATCACTTTTCTCACTCGCTGTATATAATTTTGtgtatcgtttcttttttctacacTACAACTCTGCATCATCAGACTGAATCATCAATAAGGATTAGTGGAATAGTGAGGAAATAGCTAAGGGTTAGTTCATcgaaacatttgcaaacattttacgAAACTAATATAAAACGAGTTAGCtgttatgggttttttttaaacatacattaCCTATGGACGGAACActgatgtatttattttacgaatacgcctaaatgtatgcaatagtTTACATTTATTCCTTACTTCACTTGATTACCAACGATAGAAATACAAAgttttgcataccttcaggcttTGCACAACCAAATCACATACAAATGTTTATTCCACGAAACcacaaacataaaactaaaattcTTCTTTACTGCTAAAGTGACTTCATTTACTTACAGCCTCGAGCTACTCAATCTGATTTTACTAGGTTGTAATGTTTATTCCGTTTGTACACTTCtggtttaaaataaacatcaaaacaGGAAATTAACATTAAACCATAAACCCAAGGCTAAAATATGAACACATATTGTGGATATTGTGCAATATTGTGCCTATCAGCATCCCTTCCCTATCTTGAGAAATATGGTAGCCTAACGTACTAGGACATCACACTACCCCTTTACTAATCTCAACAATTCCAAGGCTTTTGTCATTGGTAAAGGTTCACATTAGTTGTGTAAATATGTATGTCCTAATAAACTTTAGCCCCCTTTTGTTCCTTTCCTGACAACATGCTGATATCTTGTAAGCTATTTTTCATCCCTTCATACGAGTTATGAAGTACCTCCTACGGCTGGTTATAAGTGTTGTCGTATAATCATACTTTACTCCGATTGCAGTGAATGACAGGTACAAGGCACAAATGTGCGCTGTTGCCACATTACACCAAACAAAGAAACTTCTGCGTAGTAGCTGCAATTCAACTGAACACTATTCACCGTCAGTGATAAGACGCTTGGGTTGTGTATCACCTGTCACTTTTGTTTCTAAATGCTCTACTATGGACACATAATTCTACGACTTTTCTGATGCAGATACTCAAGCTCTTATGGTGCATTTCTTTTTCAGAGCAAAAATTCATATGTTAAGATACGTACATACACTGGATTGGGTTGAAATAATCACCCAACctttgtgtcttttttatagtttcttAAATAATGCAATTTTTGTACATGAGAATGAATCTGTTCCAACATTTGAAATTATTCTTAGAAGCTCAGTTATGTTGTCTCGACAATAtctcattaaaaaatattaaaaagaaacctATAGAATTCTTCTCGTTAttcaaataataatgattaatattcgttgcaataaaatgtagaaaatgGTAATAAACCTACTCTGGCAGCTACATTTACAGAAAAACTGATGCAAATGATACAAATAATACAATTCGAATTCCTCACATCTTGCAATACAAATAAAGCACTGTAAtatgaatttattgcaactGTACATCATTTCCTCGTGTATGGTTCCACGGAACGATGAAGATTGTGTTACAAACAAACTGGTACAGAGATGCTAAGTACACCTCCACAAGCGCCATCAGGTACGGTGATCACGAAgagtaaataattttccaactcTTATCCCCACGTCGGCTCGATATCGCCGACAGCATTACACATTATCCCTCAACCGTACGAAATGC
The DNA window shown above is from Anopheles funestus chromosome 3RL, idAnoFuneDA-416_04, whole genome shotgun sequence and carries:
- the LOC125769029 gene encoding CLIP domain-containing serine protease B14-like, with the translated sequence MSSWRIVCSVVCLMMVVQCYGQESQPCLTPKGIAGRCIRVRECGYVLHLMRKDNFEYSDTQYLENLQCGTLPDGLPLVCCPQFTNEPLCGPMAPFRRIYGGNDTEFGEYRWMALLRFQTRQHRINANCGGSLISKRFVLTAAHCYKSAKSKGWEIHSVRLAEWNHMNHRGNKDCKHLEDYDEPICRKDYDVERFVIHPDYRVSSGIHINDIALIELATDVEYSLFVKPICLPVNTSYLPSDGTETEYTAAGWGSTDEDNALSYRLKYVTLREFDSERCRKVFQTPNDNGVGVEHICAGGVRGQDTCHGDSGGPLMVFSEGAWYLAGITSFGWPRCGKENFPGVYTNVSHYLGWIAQEVYRDIKV